The window tagtaaaaaaCGAAAGGCATGTAAGTTTGTACTGACATGAAGGATATATGAAATGCTTGGTAATTACCTCAAGTTTAAATTTGGAAAGCAAGAAATCGATAAATTATTTGACAGTAAACTGATTATTATAAATTACGGTTTTGCCGAATACATTACAGTTAATTTAAATGTACAGATGGGGTTTTCATAGCATCTTAGGTAGAAATTTGAGGTTAAGTTGATTTTGGGCGGGCCTTAGAAACTGTTGGTATAAATCTTCTGTAACAACTTCAGCCGTGAGAAGGAACGTGGCAGTTTTTGGACGGCTTTTGGTAACTAGTGACTCacgtaaagaaaataaaacatcaaattgGTATGTTTAATCCATACAAACTAATATGATTGATTTCTCTGTAAATCTTTCTTAAGcagaaaatttcaattagatcaccGGCACGTCTTTGCCCGTGCCCTTTTCGGCCTCCTTTGACTCCACAGCTCGTTGGGCCTTCCCGAGGGCCTTAGACCAGACTCTCCAGGCAGGCCTCGGCATCGTCCTCGAACGAATTGGGCATCGAGATGTCGCCGACGTCGGTCGGAATCATGTCAACCTCCTCCGACAAGCCCTCGATGTCCCGTAAAGAGCCGGTGATCTCGGACGCCCCAGTAGTTCCTGGCAAGAACCTCAAAGGCCTCATCTTTGCATTTCGCCCTTCGCTGCCCTGTGAGGTCGAGTTCCTCATCATGGCCCACCAAGGCTCGGGCCGTCGAAGTCCGGTCACCACTCCCGGCAGCTCCCAGCAACCCCGAATTGCAGCCGGCGTTATCGCCGTCGGGCCTGAATTGAGGCCCTGTTCCTCGGTCTCATTTTCTTCCCATTATAAGAGCCTTCGACCCCGATTCACGTTCAACCTTCCCCACAGCTTCGACCGCCGTCTCATGGAAGACCGATCAAGGTCTAGAGACTGCCTAGAAATTGGCGTCCCCTGCCAGGGCCGGCGACACTTGCTTCAGCAACGCTTCAGCTTCACGTCTCTATCCCCGATTGCACCGATGTGCACAGCTCCATTTTTCAATCGCTTTCGTGTTGTACCTACTATATCTGCTTCTggacaaatcaagttagaagtTTGAATCAATGTGAACTTGTTAGATTGTCTTTGTGACAATAGATTTCTTTCCTATTATGCGGAGTTCTTGCATTCCTCTGAAACGGGTTGGCAATTTGCAGATGAATAGTGATCCTTCCATTTTCCTAAactaatatttttcgatttattTCGGAGCGATGGATATATCGGTTAAATGACCCAATCTACCATCTATACTAGCCAACTGTCGGCTGCCATGGCGAGACCTGGTCAACTCTCCCTAGCTTCCATCTTTCAGTTGACTCGGTTCTCTCCCCATCTCTAGCTCCGACAACCTCAAAAATTGTGTTCTGGCGGCTACATtcataaaatatctaaaatttgtttttgttaaTGTTTTTTCGTGTTTAAGATTGTATTGCATAAAATGAGTTAAATTGATCcgtttagatttattttgagCCACCAAACCGATACAATTCACATATTTGATATGTCTAATCACAATAAATGCATCCACCAATTTGATAAATACACAAAATTCTCTCACTTATTTAGCAAATCCTCTCCAACCATTCTCTTGCCCTCCTTCACTCCATTTCGGCTACCCTAACTCACATGTTTGATATGTCTATTTACAAGAACACATCCACCGATGCTCTAGCTGCTGTtgcttctgctgctgctgctttttcTTCCTCTGATTTCTTCCCGGCTTCCTCTTTCGCCTTTCTGAGCGCTTCGATCAATCTCTCCAAGCAAGCCTCCTCATCCTCTTCGTCCGACTTGGGCATCAAGTTCTCTGCCACGTCCGCCGGAGTCATCTTTGTCTCCTCCAGCAACTGCCTCACCGTTGCGAACAGCGGGTGCACCTCAACGCCCAAGTAATTCCTTGCAAGCACCTTGAACGACTCGAAGCAGCAATAGGACATCTCGATAAGCTTGTCCATCCTGCCTCTCCTGATTAGGGCTGGGTCGAGCTTCTCGACATAATTTGTCGTGAATACAATGATCCTCTCGCCCCCGCAAGCTGACCAAAGCCCGTCGATGAAGTTCAGGAGCCCCGAGAGCGTGACCTTGCTCTCTTCCCGGCCTTTCTCTGTTCTCTTGACAGGATCCGCTTTCTCTTCATGGTTGTCTTTCTCTTGCTTCCCCGTCTTCCTCTGGCCTGTCAGGTCAAGCGAGCAGTCAATGTCCTCAATCACTATGATCGACTTCGCGGACGTCTCGATCAGCAGCTTCCTTAGCTCCGTGTTGTCCTTGACCGTCGTAAGCTCGAGGTCATACACGTCGTAGTTGAGGAAGTTGGCCATCGCAGCAACCATCGTAGACTTCCCTGTCCCTGGGGGGCCGTAGAGAAGGTAGCCGCGCTTCCACGGCTTGCCTATCCTTGCGTAGTACTCCTTCCCTCGCTGGAACTTGAGGAGGTCGTTCAtgatctccttcttcttgctcGGCTCCATCGCCAGGGTGTCGAACGTCGCAGGGTGCTCAAATGCCCCGTAGCTCCACTTGCTCTCCTCGTAGTAGTGCCAGTTCGAGCTCGGGTTGTTGGTGAAGAGCTTCCGCAGCTGGTTGTTGGCCGCCACTGCCTTCCCCGTCGCCAGGACGTGCTTTATGTAAGAGCTGGTGATCACTTCCCGGTGGCTCCGGTGGAAGGTCAGCTTAAAAAACCTGGTGGCAAAAGCAATGATCCATTGATATGGCTTGTTAGATCAGGGATAGGTGGAGTCTAGGCAAGAGTTTCATCATTAGGGGGAAAACTTATTTCACTAAAACAAAccgatttttaaatatttgattgAATTAAACGATGTTGATGAACATATACACTCGTAAAGAGATGCGATCTCGACTTTTGAAATGCTGAAACCGATATGTTAATAATAAATCCAGGAACAAGCCTTCTATTTTCAGAAATAGAAGTTATACAATACATACCTTCTGTTTTCAGAATAAGGGTATAAGGAAATCGTGGAATTCCTGGAGACGATCAGGCACGACCACCAGAGCTTGACTCCTTCAAATTCGTCAACGACCTCCTCGTTGTCGTCCATGCTGAGGACGAGCGACCGGGTATCCTTGACAGAGGCCTTGAGCCGCTTCGCCCTCGTGGAGGCGCTCGCGCTCAGGTAGCTTTTGATCGCGGCGTAGGCCTCGCACCGCTCGAGCCGCTCCCCCCCATACTCCGGGAAAGTGATCTCGATATATGGGTTGATGTGGCCGGCGGCCTTGTGAGCGAAGCCCTCGATGTGCATGCGGAACTGGGGCACGGCCCAGGCGAACATCAGCCCGGTCACGACGGAGATGAGGCGAGCCCACATTTCTAATGCTTTCATCTTGGTTTTACTCTGCTCTTTTTTCCCTCCAGCTGGGGCTGAAGATGGAGAGTAAGTTCCAACTCCAGCTTTTGTAATATTTTGCTTCCATGTTATGTGGGGGCTTGTATTTATACAAGGAGTGATCAGGAAGCTCCTTGCTTATGCACGGGTAATTTCCCAACCATTTCCTCGTCAATTCCAAATTGTTTTGCTCCGCGGTCTGGTCCGGACTGGTAGCGACTTAAAGGAAGATTTCGTACCTCAGACAGGACTCcaacttcttcatttttattgaccAGAACGGAACATCTTCGTTAGATCCATGCAATTGTCATCCGTTCATTGGTCACAGACTGGACAGCTTGTCTCGTCAATTCCTTGAAATCGTGCAAATATCAACGTTTCATACCAGATAGTCGTACCATATCTTGATTTGATACCGTGTGTAAAGAGCCACACTAACGACTCTCTCTAAGGATTTATTCCATTATAGAATACTTGATTTAAGTCCGCAACcatataatttttattcatatgAATGTCTAGGGAACCAACTAAAGTTTGTccttttggaaattaaaatatttgtcaACATGGCATGGTGGGATTTTTCTCAGCAATAATAAGTCCATTGTTGGCCTGTCTTTCCCTGCATTTTCAAACTTACAATACACGGCCATATTAACAAAGACTCAACAAACGATAGTCAGGAAGTGAccgtctcttcttctttcttttttcttctttcttatgggTCTATCTTGTCGCCAACTACTTTGGTGGACGTGCATTTGGAGCTGttcagataaaaaaaagaaatgtcataTCATTGTACTTAAAAACCATTGACATTGCGACACCTGgacaataataatataaaaaataaggtGGTGCTAAGCTAGCGGCAGCGTTATTCACAAAGAATAACAGTGTCTTTTTAACCACGCACTCCATTGAGATGAAACTAGCAATTGGAAATACAGAAGTAAGAGACGTGGACCAAATTTGGATAAGAGtctaataaaaaattctcaGATATATGTAATTAGCGATTGCTCGTGttctttctcaaaaaaaaattataagtttaTCCCAATTTCTTCCTCCACACTTTAAGAACCATCATTTGGATCTTTCAGTTTATTTTCATAGGTGCTGTTAATTTCCTCTTTATGAGGATATACTTGGTATTCGGGTGTTTGATTACCCAGCACAAAATTATTTCGGTAATATTTACTTTTGagttgatatttatttattcaaagtataaaaaaatataaattaattaagtatCAGACTTCCCGCATATTAAAGTAGGATgtctttgagatttttttggaaaCCCTACTTGAAATTGGGAGAGGCTCGATTTTCGTTTAGGATTATTTCGAGTTGGAAATAGTGTTGGCCACACAAATTCACTTCGTTGCAATATCAAACCGAGATAAATTAGTAAACGTCGTAGGCATTTTATGCTAGAGGGAATTAAATAACTTAATATTTCATT of the Eucalyptus grandis isolate ANBG69807.140 chromosome 10, ASM1654582v1, whole genome shotgun sequence genome contains:
- the LOC104422567 gene encoding AAA-ATPase ASD, mitochondrial; amino-acid sequence: MKALEMWARLISVVTGLMFAWAVPQFRMHIEGFAHKAAGHINPYIEITFPEYGGERLERCEAYAAIKSYLSASASTRAKRLKASVKDTRSLVLSMDDNEEVVDEFEGVKLWWSCLIVSRNSTISLYPYSENRRFFKLTFHRSHREVITSSYIKHVLATGKAVAANNQLRKLFTNNPSSNWHYYEESKWSYGAFEHPATFDTLAMEPSKKKEIMNDLLKFQRGKEYYARIGKPWKRGYLLYGPPGTGKSTMVAAMANFLNYDVYDLELTTVKDNTELRKLLIETSAKSIIVIEDIDCSLDLTGQRKTGKQEKDNHEEKADPVKRTEKGREESKVTLSGLLNFIDGLWSACGGERIIVFTTNYVEKLDPALIRRGRMDKLIEMSYCCFESFKVLARNYLGVEVHPLFATVRQLLEETKMTPADVAENLMPKSDEEDEEACLERLIEALRKAKEEAGKKSEEEKAAAAEATAARASVDVFL